In the genome of Dermacentor silvarum isolate Dsil-2018 chromosome 1, BIME_Dsil_1.4, whole genome shotgun sequence, one region contains:
- the LOC119436921 gene encoding uncharacterized protein LOC119436921, with amino-acid sequence MARKLFVLAALVAVAAMVYAEEEKKEDVEGRIGFGGGYGQSAGGSNYGFNRGQSGFNQGSGGFDSANRYNNVQGFRNRDGYRTNQGYDRNSFNRYGSGGAGFNTGFNRGAGGSFNQHGSQGGGFLG; translated from the coding sequence TTTGTTCTCGCCGCCCTTGTGGCCGTGGCTGCAATGGTCTACGCTGAGGAGGAGAAGAAGGAAGACGTCGAAGGCCGCATTGGCTTCGGCGGTGGCTATGGCCAATCGGCCGGCGGCAGCAATTACGGCTTCAACCGCGGGCAATCGGGCTTCAACCAGGGCAGCGGAGGCTTTGACAGCGCCAACCGTTACAACAACGTGCAGGGCTTCAGAAACCGCGACGGCTACCGCACCAACCAGGGCTACGACCGCAACTCCTTCAACCGCTACGGATCTGGTGGTGCAGGCTTCAACACTGGTTTCAACCGCGGTGCTGGCGGCTCCTTCAACCAGCACGGGTCTCAGGGAGGAGGCTTTCTCGGTTGA